The following coding sequences are from one Lolium rigidum isolate FL_2022 chromosome 6, APGP_CSIRO_Lrig_0.1, whole genome shotgun sequence window:
- the LOC124667828 gene encoding uncharacterized protein LOC124667828, producing MVKMTKASCSVPLVLALLAFLSCLFLAHAAVAGGSRKMLLSREGDLAGVVLSGGAQEVPTSTPDQEVAAEGRLPLRLADDEEMVMTRRVDLQTEDYPPSGANGRHDPRNPH from the exons ATGGTGAAGATGACGAAGGCGAGCTGCTCGGTTCCTCTCGTGCTGGCGCTGCTTGCCTTCCTCTCCTGCCTCTTCCTCGCTCACG cggcggtggccggcggcagcCGCAAGATGCTGCTGTCCAGGGAAGGTGATCTGGCGGGCGTTGTCCTGTCCGGTGGGGCGCaggaggtgccgacatcgacgccGGATCAGGAGGTGGCGGCGGAAGGAAGGCTTCCCCTGCGGCTGGCCGACGACGAGGAGATGGTGATGACGAGGAGGGTGGACCTGCAGACGGAGGACTACCCTCCGTCCGGGGCCAACGGCCGCCACGATCCACGGAACCCGCATTAA